TCCCCTGTTTCAAAAGACAGTTTTCCTCCAGGACACAGACATCTACACTCTCAAAGAGCTCTGTCACCTACTGGTCTAGGTTATAGAGACTACCGGTTACAGCAGTTGGCGCTGGGTCGTctccccccgcctcctcctccacctcacttAAGGGActtggaaagagacagagagttttCCATCTACGATGCCAGGAATCGACCCCCATTCATCCCTGAATGTGCAGTTTTCCGTGAGGAGGACCTCATGCCCCCTGAGGACGACCAGAGGGCAAACAGGACTTTGTTCCTTGGCAATCTTGACATCACTGTGACCGAGAGCGACCTGAGGAGGGCGTTTGACAGGTTTGGGGTGATAACAGAGGTGGACATCAAGCGGGCAGTGCGAGGGCAGAGCAGCACCTATGGCTTTCTAAAGTTTGAGAATCTTGACATGGCTCACCGTGCCAAAGTAACAATGTCAGGGAAAGTGGTGGGCCACAGCCCAATAAAAATCGGCTATGGCAAGCCTACCCCCACAACCCGGCTGTGGGTGGGGGGCCTTGGACCCTGGGTCCCACTTGCTGCGCTGGCTAAGGAGTTTGATCGCTTTGGCACCATCAGGACTATAGACTATAGGAAAGGAGAGCCATGGGCCTACATCCAGTATGAAAGCCTGGACGCTGCACAGGCTGCCTGTACTCACATGCGAGGCGCCCCTCTAGGTGGCCCTGACAGGAGACTCAGAGTAGACTTTGCAGATACAGAGCACCgctaccagcagcagcagcagtacatGCAACTTCTCCCCCTGCCGCACTATGACTTGGTCCCTGAGCCCTTTGCCCACCGCCTCACCACAGAggctgtgagagtgagagagaggtctCCTCCAGTCCCTGTACGCTTCAGAGAAAGGGATCTGTACTCTAGTGCTGAATGGCCTGGCCTGGCTGTCCATGACAGGATGCGAGGAGCAGGCTTTGAAGCCCTAGATCACCTGGACAGGCGTTCCCGCGAAACCTGGTCAATGGAACGTGAACGGAAGTTACAAAGCCGAGATCAGGGCCGTAAAAGAAGACAGTTGGATGATGGCTGGCGCCTGGATCGttcacctgacaacagtgaATATGTTCGGCGTTGCCATGGCAACTCGCTGGAGCGCAGCCCTGGAGGGAGCAGCCGAGACGGGGGACGCTATAGTGACCCTGAACGCCTACCTCGCTCTGGCAGAACCTCCCCTGTCAAAGAGCGTCAGAACAGCCTGGACAACGGACCTGGAGAGAAGAGACGGCGGACGCTCAGCCCCACCATGCCAGCCTCCAGTTCTGACAAAGACCGCAAACGCAAAGCCAGTGACTTATATAGGAGCCCTGTGAGGAAGGAGGACTGTTCAGAACAcccttcctcatcctcatcctccaaCTTATCTTCCTCCAAGTCTGGCCTGCAGTCAAAGCAGGGGGCCAGGGGACAGAAGCTGTGTCAGGCCTGGCAGGGTGTCCTCCTGCTGAAGAATAGCAGCTTCCCCACATCTATGCACCTGCTGGAGGGGGATATGGCTGTAGCTACCAGTCTGCTGGTGGAGGGCTCCAAGGGGGGCCAGGTGTCCCAGCTAAAGATCACCCAGCGCCTGCGCCTGGACCAGCCCAAGCTGGATGAGGTCTCTCGCCGCATCAAGGCCTCCGTCCCCAGCGGATACTCCATCCTCCTGGCTGTGCCCGGGAAAACCGAGGACGCAGGACTCCAGGACGCCAGCAGCTCCACCGAGAGACCGCTGAAGAACCTGGTCTCCTACCTGAAGCAGAAGGAGGCGGCCGGTGTCATCAGTCTCCCTGTGGGGGGGAAGGGTGACAAGGACCAGGGAGGAGTCCTTCATGCTTTCCCCCCGTGTGATTTCTCACAGCAGTTCTTGGATGCCTcctccaaagcctttgccaaaTCAGAGGACGATTACCTGGTGATGGTTATTATCAGAGGAGCatcctgaaagaaaaaaaagtgcaaattaTATAATGGCTGTATTCACACTTGTGCACTGTGTTTGGCTATCAGTTGTGAAAACAGGGAGGTGAGCTTAGTAGGTAACAAAGCATAATAAGAGGAAATTACAGGGTTCTGATTTTAAGTTCATAAACCTGCATGGTAGTTTGTATTTCATCCTGTTGAAGGTATATATGTAGTGGAAATGAAAGTCATTGAATTGGATACATTTTATTGAGTTGATGGATTTGATTAATTCATGCAGGTTACATTCTGCTCTCTGATATTTGGTtgtcaaataaatgtaaattacTTGAAGGGTACTGTGCTTAAGGAAATCAAGAGTAAGCTACATTTTTGTGAATCAGTAATATTGGTTGCCttatctcatttaaaaaaaacaccattcctTTATATCCTTTGATATTTTGGCAGACTGTAACAAAAAGAACTCTATAAAGATATATTTGAAATCCAAAACAGAATAGCTAGCCTTCATTTTATCTGTACTCAACTTAGTTTTGGTTGGTCAGTCTAAAGGCTTTGAAGTACTATGACGATGTTTGTACAGCTATGGCTACAAGAGAATTGAATCAATCTCATGTACATATTAATTTCCCCTCATTAAAGAAGTATATCCATTTGCTCTAAAGCTTTACCTATTTGCTCATTAATAAGCATATTTCAAATGTGCACCTGTACCACTTTTTGCTGACCAAGTACAAGTCTTATGTTTTGAGTACCTTTTTAATTCAGAGTATCAATATGAgagtttttctatttttctcaaTTATGGCCATGCTACTTAAAGCTAGGGAAAATTGTGGAAAAATCTTTGTACCGACTGTTTAATTCCATAGAGCAGTGTATTTGTCCTCTCAGTGTCTGGCCATCACAGACTGTTGGTGCCCCCTCCATTTTTTCTTATCAGGGGTAATTTCCTTAGTTCAGGCTTTGTTGACATCGACATTTGAGGAGCATGAATGGTTACAGTATAATAATTTAGAGTTTTTTTCAAAGCTCCTTAGTTTTCTGAGCCATATGTGAAGGTTATTTGACATTGTAGGGTGAAATGAATGCAAATGTccttatgtttgtttttcacaattTTCACTAAGCATTGGTACCAACAGCACCCATATTTGTAGTTTTAATCAGCATCACACAGTTTGGTTCCCTTTGGTTTCCCTCTATATGCAATATTAATGGTTGACTGTAGCTAACCACCAAAAAGTGTCTTTTTGAACGCAACTTTCAATGTGGCATTGCTGATAATGTGATGTGGCCATTCATAGAATCTCAGCATACATACGGTAATCAAAttgcacatttacaaaaaaaactagGTTGATTTAAGTACTTGGTTTTTGTAATCTGATTTTGTAATCCGGCAGTTACAATTACTACCCCAACactgcatgtactgtatttaaAAAGATGATGTAACCTATAAAATTAGAGCTATATGTATGCCATGCAAATCCCTCCTAATTCATCAGGAGTCCATAAGTGGAAAATATCACTATACCACCAGTGGACTTGTGTGAGAAAACCCTGCATCAGAGCAAAGGGGCCTTTCTACAATGGCCATGTATGCCTTCCTCTGAAAAGActgtttttgatttgttttcatgCTTTGATTTCAGTACCATGTTTTTAAATGGAATATTTTGCTTTGTGCTGTGTACTCAGGATATctggagagaaaaatggagacCATCATTGCTCATGGGCTTAAGAAGTATACCTACCTGTCAGAAAACACAAAGTGCAACATGCGCTTCATAGATTTTGTCTCAGTCTTAATAAATTTACTCTTTCCTGGGAAACACAAATGTATCTGCCTCGGAAGACAACTTTTGTGACCTTTTCTGTTCTTGGAATTGTACTTGGAATTGTCTCTAAAACTCAAAGGCTTATCACTTTGAAAGTGGAGGCCTTCTCTggcagaaaggagaggaaaagtgtGAGATCAAGGGAAGACAGCTTCTGTTATTTTGATGTTGTTGATCATCAGTTGTTGAATGACCTCTTTGCGAAGAGTTTTTGATGTTGCCTTCACTGAAATTGAAGTTGGGGCTTCTTACtagcttttttttaaatttcattccCTCTGCCAAGGCAGATCTAGAGTTACTGTGCCCCCTCAAAGATGTGGCATATTGCTCGGTCACCTCTGGCCTGTATGTCTGGGGGTGCGGCTGAGAACCAGCGGAGCGTGCGACAGCCCGGTTTGTCACTCACCACGCCAGGCTGTATCAATATCACAGTGTTCGTCTGCATCTGACAGCCTGTCAATGGGAGCAAAACGTTTCAAATGCCCAGTCTTCTTTGTCACCGGTCTCCAGCAGGACACGGGTGCAGAAAGTATTGGCTCAGCGTCTGCGCCAGCTTGAGAAGGAGCGCtgatattcattcatttgtgtaTTTGCCTGTTGTTTTACCTTTCCTTGCGTTGGAGTCGTGAAGAAGATCTCTGTGCTAGGGCCAGACGTCATGCGTGCCTCATCCTGTGTTGGAGAAGAGGATATCGTATGCTCAGGTTGAGACAGCGCAACGCAGCGTCTGCTTTGTTATTTGCCATAAAGTGGAAAGGAAATACTACGGAAGAGAAAACATTGCCAGTGTCCTGTGCAGGGAACcttaatttttaatttgataTGTTGATGTGATATACTTTTTAAAGATTCTGTTCCAAAGTGAATATGAAACCAAAGTGAAGAGTATCCTGCTGTCATTCAGTCAGAATCTGCAGGATGTATCCCCTCAACAGAACAACATTCCTGCCCACCACTGCTCCTGGTTTCATCTCCAAACAAGTGGGACCCACCTACACTGCCGCCCAAGGTATCCACTCTGCGCCACGGCCTGGACGCAAGGTTTCCCGGAGCTTTTTGTGTCTTAACAGGTTTCAGCCCTCTAACCCCCGACCCTGCCAGCACCCGTTCCTCAGGTAAAGTATTCAGACGGCCTAAAAAACAGGCTTGGGTATGTATAAAAACGTAAAAGACCAGTACAAACCTATCCTGAGTAACACCTCACTTGATAGTCGGCCTTGATAGTCTCTAAACTGATAGATTGAGATGGGAAATTTGAGTTTATGAATGAAAAATTAATGATTCATAATTTTGAACATCCTTATTTGCATTGAAGTATGATGCATGATTAAGaaattatgtaaaaatgttGCATTGGGCAAGAGTAGATGTAGGTGACCTTTGATCATTTATCAGCTGTGTGGTGTAACCACATGATCAGAAAAGCCTGAATTGCCACTGGTTATGAGATGCTAAATATAAACAGGCAGTGGGACATTTTTGTGTTATCTCTATTGGGAGAACAAAAGCATAATTCACATGAAAGTAGGTCGTCAGCAGTGGAGCTGAGGATTGGTATATAAAGATGCAAAGTATGTAATGGTCCTTCAAACACTGTTAGCTTTTGTTATACAGTTAATACGGATATTGCCGTGTCACAGTTGGTCGATGGAATAGAGTCCACTAAGAGTTTTATCACGGGAGTTATGATGCATCTGATATAAACGGCCAGGGTGTGTTTCCTGTATATGAGAGGGAGCCTGAATACGTTGATTTCCTGCTTTCTGCAAAATGAATGTTAAAGGGGAAggccacccattttaagaattgaCATATGTTATTAATGTGCACCAGGACAGTTAAGGCAATACTTGTGAGCGTGCACCACTCTTTCCTGAAGCTAGAAACTGGACAACTGACCCTTGAATTTATGATGTCACTGGGATGATATATCTggtccatagacaatgaatggggctCTGACTTTATTAGCTGACAAGATTTTTCCCTTAGTGCTTTAAATTGCAATGCTAGAATATAAATTTCATTTTGGTGTGACAACTCAACCTAGCATCTTATGGCTCTATAAAGTCACtgtcccattcattgtctaggGAGCAGCCcctgattttacatcccagtggcATCACAAATGCAAGGCTTTTCTTgctttctagctttaggaaagagtggtgCAAGTTCACAAACATCGGCTGAACGGTCCGGGGGCACAGaaataatgtaaatatattcaaatgggtggcattcccctttacgTCTAACAGAAATCTGCCAAGGAGATGGATTTGGTAACAAGAGATGATACATTTAGAGGATATAAGTGTAGCACCTTTATGATCAAGTTATGCTGTATTATTGTGTTATTAGTGCCGATGAGCAGCAGTGGAGTCAAAATTACACACAATATATAggatttttatttaaaagaaaGAAGCAACATTTGACATAATGCAAAGGGTCTCTTCCAGAAAATGCAATTCCTTTCTTTCTAGGCTGATAAGAGTGATCATTGCAGGCTATGTGCTAGGAGAAAGCTGCTGGGTCCACTGACAATTTATTATCTATGATATAGATATAGTGCTGTTGTCCTAAATGCATCGAGCAAATGAGCTGAGACAATGTGCTATTATTGATCATTCTAATCATGAACTGATATAGAAAATCTGTACTGACACTTGATGCATCACTTTTTTGCTGATCAAGGCTTTTGTGGATCTTTCGGTCTTTACAGTGGTTAAAGAATGTTTTTGAATATGAAACCCATTTGGACGTGATCTAATGAGAACATGTCATTAAAATGTTAAGTATTACAGGATATCCCCTTCAGGATGGAGACAAGAAAGGAACACACCATTCTTTGCTCATTCATTCTGAAAAGGCTCACAAATTTACCTACAGTGGGACTAAACAACCTCCATAGAGGTGTAACGAACTCTGAAGTTATAAGAACACATTGAATAGTTGTTACACAATTCAGGGAATTCGTCAGACAAGGGAAACTATACCTTGGTGAGTACAattttgaatgttttcattTGCACTTGTATCATTCATTAACTTCACCTCTGTAGTATTTTATATCATTAATGTAAAGTATATTAAATTTATGTTGAATAAAGGCCACTGTTCTTGGAATACTTACTGACtttgtgtctttttctctcAGATATGCGTCTTGTTTCAGGGAGAACGTGTGCTGTAGTATGTAGAGTGTTTGAAATGaccacagcagcatgttttGGAAGTAGAGGTAGACCCGTTGTGGTCTTTAGACCCGTTGTGGTCTTTAGACCCTCACTCCTCTAGAGGGCAGAGTGGGGTGGTGGAGTGACATCAAGACGTTGTGTTTAGAGGGGGAATGATTCTCTGTTTTTCAGAAGCAACGTGATTAGCTTATCTAGTGAGAAATCCTGCTAACTGTACGCCACAGTTAACGTGATAAACTTATCAGTGACAATTCCTGCTAACTGTACACCACAGTTAACAGAAATTCTCTTTAGAGGAATTCATTATTAAGGGAAGTTAAACCTCTTTCACACTAATATCAAAAAAAGATTAGGTCTGTACAGTCAGTCTTTGCTCTTTATCTTCAAAGTCCATTAATCCTTTATATCAGTTACAGCTATGTAAACATAGATTCCTAAAGCGTCTGACTGGCTGGTGACATGATTGCCTTCAAAAGAAAATTGGTCAGTAACTCCCAAGTACTGACCCATTTTCTTTTGAAGGCAGTACAAATATTGACTGACTTATGTTCAGCTCTCACATACTGTCAGCCCATGTGTCAAAAACTCAATTTAAAAAGTGAATTATGGGTGTACCGGTggttcagtggtctaaggcacatGCCATGTAAATGTGacattgtgggtttgaatccggtcCAGGATCTTTGCCGCATTtcatcccccctcccctctctctctctcctgatctttcctgtctctctactttgaactgtccaatgaaggcaaaaatgcccaaaaataaAGAAGTCCATATAGAATACAGCCAGCTGTCGGGCCAAAGTGGCGTCACAAACAGCGCACTATACTTCAGTTCCATAGGGGGCCTTTAAGGTCTTTGAATCCATTAATATGTCAGTCTGCTAGTAGTACACACAGTATTTGAGAAGAGTCAACAGAACTCCATGCAGAAATCAGCGTGGGAAAGGTCAAACCTCATCTGGCTTTCCCCACTAATAAAATAATTGCATGTCTACCTTTTTTCTCAGAGACTAAGATACAAAGCTTGACTTCAGCAAGTGTATCTGTTTTTTCTATTCACATATCTGTGTTAGTGCAAGCTCAAGAGTCAAATCCTACTCACGAAAGGATCAGAGGCATTATTCATCCCCTATATAGGTCATGAAATCCTTTATTACAAATGAATAATTAGTAATTTTCTGATGCAGTGAAACACATTCAACATCTTGTTAGTATTTAATTGTTCAGTGGAGTTGGATATTAACAAAAGTAAAATAGAAACTttcaaaaagaacaaaaagaatCACATTACATTCCTTACTCAGCAAGTTTATATTCACAGAATTACTGTTGAGTTATATGGTTTAATCCAACTTCATGTTGTATCTGGGCTGTGGCCAGTATTTGCTATATGGCGTCCAGGACATTGAATCAATAACAGTGTTATTGTTCTATTCTAAGGaaataaattgtttttgttgGCATTAGATTGAAGGACATTCAGCAGAATATACtccttttattcttttgttcCTTTTATCTGGTTTCACTCATTAAATTTGCTCTGTGGTTATATTTGTTAAGTGGTTTCTTATCAGTATGTCTTAGTTATAGCTCAGGTAAAGGAGGAGTTGAGGCTCATATTGACCTCTGGCCAAACCATGGCTATATATAAAAACACCTCAGCTGCCTTGTGGTATATTCTTCAGGGTCACTTTAAAAATGTTGAAGTCTGCCGTTGTGTTACTAGCTTTTGTGGCTGTCTCAGAGGGCCTTCTCAAGTAAGTGATCAATTTGGAGCACAAGTTTATATTTTCCTACGCTAAGGTGAAACGATGatgataatatatattttatatgctTTCACACTGTGTGACGGGCGGTGGTGTTTCACTAAAGTTCTGTTTTCTAGAAGAGACTTTTAATACCTCGGCCAAGGATGGATGTTCAGATCAGAGAGCATGCAATTATGAATGTGCTGCAGGGTTCATGTGTTTCGTAATGCGGCCAATTTGATGATGACTTGTCTGTACAGAATCCCCCTGACTAGAGGGAAGTCGGCCAGGCAGTTTCTGCAGGAGAAAGGCCTGTTTGAAGAGTACAGGAGCAAGTTTCCATACAACCCTGCGGCAAAGTTTCAACCCAGGGTTGACCAGACTCTGGAGCCCCTCACCTTTGATCTAGATGTAAGTTGCAACTGTAACTACTGTATATTATAGAACCTTATGTTAATGTTAAACTCACCTAAAAGTCATAGATGTCTTTGTGCACAGGTAAGGTCAGGTACATTACCATTAGCCATTGAAACAGGTGGGTAAGTAATACTCCTGAAGATGAAAGAACATGTCTACTTTGTGCTTTGGGAGAAATTTAGAACGAgattcattttatgttttactgTCCAGCATATGGTGATCTATAGCAAAACGATTTCTGTTTCTATTCACTTCTGTTGGCTAGACGATTATGAACAGCTTGAACTATGTTTTAGAAAGGATAGTTTCCACATTGCTTGCTTCATTTGTAAAGCATCGGGGAAAAAAGGCAggatattttgtttgtgtgatatCTGGGTTTGCtgagtctttttcttttctatgaTGTTGTACACCCATGTAACTACTTGGAAGTGTCATGCAAGTCCATGTGGGCTGGGTACCTTGTGTGTATAACACTTTGATTGATTAGTTTATTATCAATCAATGCATTTATAGTTTTGACTAAACAATCTTCTTTTGGACAAAGGTAACATACTATGGAGTCATCGGCATTGGGACTCCCCCTCAGTTCTTCAGAGTCCTCTTTGACACCGGCTCGTCGGACCTGTGGGTGCCCTCCTTAAACTGCACCAGCCCTACTTGCTGTAAGTATAATGGTAGCAGTTCAGGGGAATGTAATGTAGTGAAGAGTCCGTGCTTGTTGTGGCctttttaaaaaagtgacagaGATTCATATGTTTGTTTCAACAAGTCAAAAAGAGTAAATGTCATGAAGATATTTAGTTCTTGCCATCCtaaaacattcattttgaacCTATGCATACGTAATGTTGGATTATCTATTTTTGAGGGTAAAACTAAAATAATGAAgtctactcctcctccctcttgcctgtttctctcctgtgctgctctgtctcactctctcccgGCTGTCACTAGACTATCGCTCAAGGTTCAACAGCACAGCATCCTCCACTTTTCAGGCTGGCACAAAGACTTTCTACATCGGATATGGCACTGGTTTCATGGAAGGGATTATAGGATATGACACCGTAAAGGTGAGGAAAAAGTATTGGATATTTCATTCTCTTATGTTTCCTATGACATTGAAACGTATATGCTCCTATATCTCCTCAGCCGCAAAACTGATTTGGCATTTTTCCTATCAGATAAATGACTTGTATGTGGAGCACCAAATCTTTGGCCTCAGTCTATTAGAGGCAGTTTTCATGGAGGCTGTGCCATGGGATGGGATTCTGGGTCTGGCCTTCCCTGGCATATCAGTTGAAGGAGGCACAACTGTTTTTGACAACATGTGGAACCAGGCCAAAATCCCCCAGAACTTGTTCTCCATGTACCTGAGCAGGTGAGGCCTTTTTTTGGACCTTGACAGGGAAAATAATGCTGCCTCAAAGTTAAGTATTGACTTCCTTGTCTGTAAGATGGTGTTTTTTATGCACGATGCAATGcttattttcttaaaaaacaTGTTGTTCTTTTCTGCATCCAGTTCTGTGGAGGGCAGCATGCTAATCCTGGGAGGAACAGACCCCCAGTACTACAGTGGAGGCATTAACTGGGTCCCTGTGTATGGTGCCACTGGCTATTGGACCATCATAATAGATAGGTAAGAGGCCAGTGATGAAGGGGTGGATGTAGGAGAAATCAGTACATTGTAGTTTCCTtcctttattgtattttttactgtatttgactgtattttgtagagagagaattttcattgcttgagacttgacttgatgcatgaagagaagacttgagacttgacttgacttgggttctggtgacttgggacttgactttgacttgccagacgactgaatttaaattctgttttcttaatttgtatggaatgattgaatttattgaagttgaaactgattatagaaatcaaactcatgatgcacaTACCAAGTTTTtctcctattaaaaccatattgcattgaaaagtcatagatatttagttttctttaagatattaaattgatactggactcttgatttgttctgattaGACTTCttcatttagacttgagacttgacatcaatgacatggacttgacttggtaatcttcatttagacttgagacttgacttgagacttgtgcctcaagacttgagactgacttgggagtcgagcaaagttgacttggtcacacctttGGTATTTTGTCTCTGGCCCATAGTCACTAATGTGCTCACACTGATCTGAGGCCTGCTTCTTCTACATAATATTGTACATGAATTAACAgacacagtattttttttttatgagagcTCCTTTTTGTTGCAGCATCACCATCAATGGGAACACTGTTGCATGCTCTGGGTCGTGTGAAGCAGTAGTGGACTCTGGCACCTCTCTTATTGTAGGGCCGAACAGAGACATCAGCAACATCAACGGCTGGGTGGGAGCCTACACAGGCCAGTTTGGTAATGTGAGTCGGTGTCATTGTTTCGCATTCCTATGAGTGAGTATAACATTAAATGTGGACTGCACTGGGTCCAAAACAATGACATAACATGCTGTGGCTCTGTCTCGCAGGCTATTGTGGGTTGCAGTAACATGAATCTCATGCCTGACGTTGTCTTCCACATAAATGGCTACagcttctctcttcctccatcagcCTATGTCATGAAGGTTTGTCTTTCAAGCACAGAATGATATAAGGAGGGAGGGATTATGTTATACAGTCAGACATGCATTGTGAGAAAAAGCACAGTTGGAAATCTATCCTGGGCAGATCTATTTAGATATTCCAATATTCATAATATTTGATTCAATATTGAACTGATGAATGGTTAAGCAACTAGAAATGTTTATGCCCTGCCCTCTGTCACattatttctcctctcttcagtCTGAGTCTGGGTGCAGAACAGGGTTTGAAGCTGGCGGCTGGATCCTCGGTGAGGTCTTCCTGCGGCACTTCTACACCGTCTACGACGTCGGCAACAACATGGTGGGCTTCGCTCAGGCTGTATGAATGGGTCCAAAGAGCTACGCCAGCTCAAAATTATATTAGTCATTTGTTAGAGGCTCTGTTCTTTCTGAACTTGAGAGAACTTGGGATGTTCAGAAAGTGTTTGACTATGTTTATATCGCCACAATTCATTGTAAAACATATTATCCTCATGTGAGTATGTGCAactaataaaatgtttttcagaCTTTGGAGTCAGTGCTTCCCTCTGTTGTAGGAGAAATTCAGGAATTATGTTGTACTGTGTTTGTAATGTGATCTTAGGACATTGTGTAAAGGCTAGAATCAATCCAAATGTTATGCTGTGAAATGGATCTTGGTATTGGTGTTCCAGTATTTCAACTTTCAATTTTgtggccactagatggcagaGGACTCA
This DNA window, taken from Centroberyx gerrardi isolate f3 chromosome 5, fCenGer3.hap1.cur.20231027, whole genome shotgun sequence, encodes the following:
- the LOC139932151 gene encoding pepsin A-like; the encoded protein is MLKSAVVLLAFVAVSEGLLKIPLTRGKSARQFLQEKGLFEEYRSKFPYNPAAKFQPRVDQTLEPLTFDLDVTYYGVIGIGTPPQFFRVLFDTGSSDLWVPSLNCTSPTCYYRSRFNSTASSTFQAGTKTFYIGYGTGFMEGIIGYDTVKINDLYVEHQIFGLSLLEAVFMEAVPWDGILGLAFPGISVEGGTTVFDNMWNQAKIPQNLFSMYLSSSVEGSMLILGGTDPQYYSGGINWVPVYGATGYWTIIIDSITINGNTVACSGSCEAVVDSGTSLIVGPNRDISNINGWVGAYTGQFGNAIVGCSNMNLMPDVVFHINGYSFSLPPSAYVMKSESGCRTGFEAGGWILGEVFLRHFYTVYDVGNNMVGFAQAV